The following proteins come from a genomic window of Hymenobacter canadensis:
- a CDS encoding TonB-dependent receptor: MKKNYYLFLTLLFLLLQAAPLLAQDAAVTVSGIVQTDAGEPLPGATVFVKGTFIGSSTDREGRFQLRADFSEPPVVLSVSFVGYETREVSLPQPDNAVQVTLKVNATLTSEVIASASRVQEGILQAPVTVEKLNTQQVERIPTADLQVGLNHYKGIDVNGSSLLMNSLSTRGFNSAKSERLIQLTDYFDTQSPSLNVNAGNLTGLSELDVESIEIIHGPASALYGANAFNGVLLLNSKDPFVTEGLSVRVRGGQRSFFDGQVRYAQKLGEKFAFKVVGSYLTADDWLASNYAATSTLVERRNNAEGSSLGYDAVNRYGDVPNTFTANQPLPGGVSPELVGKTVFMPGFTEQALIGDDDKARSLKVHPTLSYLLTSSIKMTAGFNYSRGTSTYQSSSRYRFKDFGTNQFHGEIKGARWFLRGQSVQDFGANSYDMNFLGSFLQTAPVADGSTVRNVDQYFGTYNGAYKQARSTGATPEQAQAVAQTQANATQLDPNGARFQELRSQIINDATPGRGARLNPSSLLNEGNAQYNLPLAEGTDLIVGAAYRKFRLGSNGNLYSDDDARIQNREMGGYAQLTQKLLDERLKLAVAGRVDAFKNFDAAFSPRASVVYSAGASKQHNFRASYGRAFRSPTQLDQYIRLDVGQVLLLGNVGNGFQGYTTGAATQATIVSAQANPAVLTPFEYSAAALKLERLSTYEAGYKGTLGEKLALDVNYYQSYYNDFIGAQRFVGNRDGSRPTPTQLLTALQTPQPFQGATSPTRILQAWTNASQEVRTRGAAVGASYSVAQPLTLTANYSLNVLDKSNLPDNFQSFFNTPKHKYNVGVNGLVNSRLSYAVNYRWAQGHLYELPFAVGELADYSSVDAYVGYAIPQFYTTLQAGGSNLLDATNTQVYGGPNIGRLVFVGLQVDIK; encoded by the coding sequence ATGAAAAAAAACTACTATCTATTTCTCACTCTGCTGTTTCTGCTGCTGCAGGCAGCCCCGCTGCTGGCCCAGGACGCCGCCGTTACGGTGAGCGGCATTGTGCAGACCGACGCGGGTGAGCCGCTGCCCGGCGCCACGGTTTTCGTGAAAGGCACCTTCATTGGCAGCAGCACCGACCGCGAAGGCCGGTTCCAGCTGCGGGCCGACTTTTCGGAGCCGCCGGTAGTGCTGTCGGTGTCGTTTGTGGGTTACGAGACGCGCGAAGTGTCTTTGCCGCAGCCTGACAACGCCGTGCAGGTGACGCTGAAAGTGAATGCCACGCTTACCAGCGAGGTAATTGCCTCGGCCTCGCGGGTGCAGGAAGGCATTCTGCAGGCGCCCGTGACGGTGGAAAAGCTCAACACCCAGCAGGTGGAGCGCATCCCGACGGCCGACCTGCAGGTGGGCCTCAACCATTACAAAGGCATCGACGTGAACGGCAGCAGTCTGCTGATGAACTCGCTGAGTACCCGCGGCTTCAACTCGGCCAAATCGGAGCGCCTGATTCAGCTCACCGACTACTTCGATACCCAGTCGCCGAGTCTGAATGTGAATGCCGGCAACCTCACGGGCCTGTCGGAGCTGGATGTGGAAAGCATTGAAATCATCCACGGGCCGGCCTCGGCCCTGTACGGCGCCAACGCCTTCAACGGCGTGCTGCTGCTCAACTCCAAGGACCCCTTCGTGACGGAGGGCCTGAGCGTGCGGGTGCGCGGCGGGCAGCGCAGCTTCTTCGACGGGCAGGTGCGCTACGCCCAGAAGCTGGGCGAGAAGTTCGCCTTTAAAGTGGTGGGCTCTTATCTGACGGCCGACGACTGGCTGGCCAGCAACTACGCCGCCACCAGCACGCTGGTGGAGCGCCGCAACAACGCCGAAGGCTCCAGCCTGGGCTACGACGCCGTGAACCGCTACGGCGACGTACCCAACACGTTTACTGCCAACCAGCCACTGCCCGGTGGGGTATCGCCGGAGCTGGTGGGCAAAACGGTGTTCATGCCGGGGTTCACCGAGCAGGCACTCATTGGCGACGACGACAAAGCCCGGTCGCTGAAGGTGCACCCGACACTGTCGTACCTGCTCACGAGTAGCATTAAGATGACGGCCGGCTTCAACTACAGCCGGGGCACGTCTACGTACCAAAGTAGCAGCCGCTACCGGTTCAAGGACTTCGGCACTAACCAGTTTCATGGCGAAATCAAGGGAGCCCGCTGGTTTTTGCGCGGGCAGTCGGTGCAGGATTTCGGCGCCAATTCCTACGACATGAACTTCCTGGGCTCGTTTCTGCAGACGGCCCCGGTGGCCGATGGCAGCACCGTCCGTAATGTCGACCAGTATTTCGGCACCTACAACGGGGCCTACAAGCAGGCCCGCAGCACCGGCGCCACGCCGGAGCAGGCGCAGGCCGTGGCCCAGACGCAGGCCAACGCCACCCAGCTCGACCCCAATGGTGCGCGCTTCCAGGAGCTGCGCAGCCAGATCATCAACGACGCTACGCCGGGTCGCGGCGCACGCCTCAACCCCAGCTCGTTGCTGAACGAAGGCAACGCCCAGTACAACCTGCCGCTGGCCGAAGGCACCGACCTGATTGTGGGCGCCGCCTACCGCAAGTTCCGCCTGGGCTCCAACGGCAACCTGTACTCCGACGACGACGCCCGCATCCAAAACCGCGAAATGGGCGGCTACGCCCAACTCACGCAGAAGCTGCTGGACGAGCGCCTGAAACTGGCCGTGGCCGGCCGCGTGGATGCCTTCAAGAACTTCGACGCCGCCTTCTCGCCCCGCGCCTCGGTGGTGTACTCGGCCGGCGCCAGCAAGCAGCACAACTTCCGCGCCTCCTACGGCCGCGCCTTCCGCTCGCCCACGCAGCTCGACCAGTACATCCGCCTCGACGTGGGGCAGGTGCTGCTGCTGGGCAACGTAGGCAACGGCTTCCAGGGCTACACGACGGGCGCGGCCACGCAGGCCACCATCGTATCAGCCCAGGCCAACCCGGCCGTGCTGACGCCCTTCGAATACAGCGCCGCCGCTCTTAAGCTGGAGCGCCTGAGCACCTACGAAGCCGGCTACAAAGGCACGCTGGGCGAAAAGCTGGCTCTCGACGTGAACTACTACCAGAGCTATTACAACGACTTCATCGGGGCCCAGCGCTTCGTGGGCAACCGCGACGGCAGCCGCCCAACGCCAACGCAGCTGCTCACGGCCCTGCAGACACCCCAGCCGTTTCAGGGCGCCACCTCCCCTACCCGCATTCTGCAGGCCTGGACCAACGCCAGCCAGGAAGTACGCACCCGCGGCGCTGCCGTGGGCGCCAGCTACAGCGTAGCGCAGCCCCTGACCCTGACGGCCAACTACTCGCTGAACGTGCTGGACAAGAGCAACCTACCAGACAACTTCCAGTCGTTCTTCAACACGCCTAAGCACAAGTACAACGTGGGCGTCAACGGCCTCGTGAACAGCCGCCTTAGCTACGCTGTGAACTACCGCTGGGCCCAGGGCCACCTCTACGAGCTGCCCTTCGCCGTGGGTGAACTGGCCGACTACAGCTCCGTGGATGCCTACGTAGGCTATGCCATTCCGCAGTTCTACACGACGCTGCAGGCCGGCGGCTCCAACCTGCTGGATGCCACCAACACCCAGGTATACGGCGGGCCGAACATCGGCCGCCTCGTATTCGTGGGGTTGCAGGTAGATATCAAGTAG
- a CDS encoding FAD-dependent oxidoreductase has translation MSASARPVSTGSESLTLMGGGLVGSLLALYLARRGHAVQVLERRPDPRRVGAAEGRSINLALSDRGWRALEGVGIGEQVRQVAIPMYRRVMHDVRGQLTHQPYGHDQQAIYSVSRAGLNRVLLDLAEAEPGVTLRFDQQCLHVDLRDQELQLRDTATNEEYVQPYQRLFGTDGAYSAVRGALQKTDRYNYSQSYLDYGYKELNIAPGPDGGWQLEKNALHIWPRGQYMMIALPNLDGSFTCTLFFPYEGPHSFATLQTPAQVEAFFGEVFADALPLMPDLADDFFQNPTGSLVTVRCYPWSYQDEVVLIGDASHAIVPFYGQGMNAGFEDCRVLSELLDQHGTDWRTIFQQFQQQRKPNADAMADLAIYNFEEMRDRVADPRFLLQKKIESKISAQYPDQWLPLYSQVTFSPDTPYAEALANGQRQERIMRGLMEHIQQEADYDLPAVQELVRQQMQHMHDEEAG, from the coding sequence ATGTCTGCGTCTGCCCGCCCTGTTTCCACTGGTTCTGAGTCGCTCACGCTGATGGGCGGCGGCCTGGTTGGCTCGCTGCTGGCCCTGTATCTGGCGCGGCGGGGGCATGCGGTGCAGGTGCTGGAGCGCCGGCCCGACCCGCGCCGGGTGGGTGCGGCCGAGGGGCGCTCCATCAATCTGGCCCTTTCCGACCGGGGATGGCGGGCTCTGGAAGGCGTGGGCATTGGCGAGCAGGTGCGCCAGGTGGCCATTCCCATGTATCGGCGGGTGATGCACGACGTGCGCGGCCAGCTCACGCACCAGCCCTACGGCCACGATCAGCAGGCCATCTACTCGGTGTCGAGGGCGGGCCTGAACCGGGTGCTGCTGGACCTGGCCGAGGCCGAGCCGGGCGTGACGCTGCGCTTCGACCAGCAGTGCCTGCACGTAGACCTACGCGACCAGGAGCTGCAGCTGCGAGACACCGCCACCAACGAGGAGTACGTGCAGCCCTACCAGCGCCTGTTCGGCACCGACGGGGCCTACTCGGCCGTGCGCGGGGCCTTGCAGAAAACCGACCGCTACAACTACTCGCAGAGCTACCTCGACTACGGCTACAAGGAGCTCAACATTGCGCCCGGCCCCGACGGCGGCTGGCAGCTGGAGAAGAACGCCCTGCACATCTGGCCCCGCGGCCAGTACATGATGATTGCGCTGCCCAACCTCGACGGCTCCTTCACCTGCACGCTGTTTTTTCCCTACGAAGGCCCGCATTCCTTTGCCACGCTCCAGACCCCGGCCCAGGTGGAAGCCTTCTTCGGAGAGGTGTTTGCCGATGCGCTGCCGTTGATGCCGGACCTCGCCGACGACTTCTTCCAGAATCCTACCGGCTCACTCGTGACGGTGCGCTGCTACCCTTGGTCGTATCAGGACGAAGTGGTGCTCATCGGCGACGCCTCGCACGCCATTGTGCCGTTTTATGGGCAGGGCATGAACGCGGGCTTCGAAGACTGCCGCGTGCTCAGTGAGCTACTCGACCAGCATGGCACCGACTGGCGCACCATCTTCCAGCAGTTTCAGCAGCAGCGCAAGCCCAACGCCGACGCCATGGCCGACCTAGCCATCTACAACTTCGAGGAAATGCGCGACCGGGTAGCCGACCCGCGGTTTCTGCTGCAGAAGAAGATCGAGAGCAAGATATCGGCCCAGTATCCCGACCAGTGGCTGCCGCTCTACTCGCAGGTGACGTTCTCGCCCGATACGCCTTACGCCGAAGCCCTGGCCAACGGGCAGCGTCAGGAGCGCATCATGCGGGGCCTGATGGAGCATATTCAGCAGGAAGCCGACTACGACCTGCCGGCGGTGCAGGAGCTGGTGCGCCAGCAGATGCAGCACATGCACGACGAGGAAGCCGGCTAA
- a CDS encoding LytR/AlgR family response regulator transcription factor produces the protein MYPASPLTCALLDGNDHQRTAFTHLLQQLNDLTLVASFTTAADALTFFRQGGQVHILFVAADTAGLNVRDMLVLLRGQPALILLASQESGVAQALDMQSVNSMQYPASLLSLEQAVQRVREQLPPLPARDPGTESLPRYTSALFVKNGSRLVRVDMADIVCIEAVDDYASVVTERHKLLVSSNLKLLAAQLPMGKFQRIHRSYIVNVDHLVSIEENTVGLTKGIRLPIGKSYRDSFYRYLIRV, from the coding sequence GTGTATCCTGCTTCCCCCCTCACGTGTGCCTTGCTGGATGGCAACGACCACCAGCGCACTGCTTTCACGCATCTGCTTCAGCAACTCAACGACCTAACGCTGGTTGCCTCCTTCACCACTGCCGCCGACGCCCTAACGTTCTTCCGGCAGGGCGGCCAGGTACATATCTTGTTTGTAGCAGCCGATACTGCCGGCCTGAACGTGCGGGATATGCTGGTGCTGCTACGGGGCCAGCCGGCCCTGATCTTACTGGCTAGTCAGGAGTCCGGTGTGGCTCAGGCGCTTGATATGCAAAGCGTTAACTCGATGCAGTATCCTGCCAGTCTGCTGAGTCTGGAGCAGGCCGTGCAGCGGGTGCGGGAGCAGCTCCCGCCACTGCCAGCCAGAGACCCGGGGACGGAGAGTCTGCCGCGCTATACATCGGCCTTGTTCGTGAAAAACGGGTCGCGGCTGGTGCGCGTGGACATGGCCGATATCGTCTGCATAGAGGCCGTGGACGACTACGCTAGCGTAGTGACGGAGCGCCATAAACTGCTGGTCAGCAGTAATCTGAAACTACTGGCGGCGCAGTTGCCGATGGGGAAGTTTCAGCGGATTCATCGTTCCTATATTGTTAATGTAGACCACTTGGTCAGTATCGAGGAAAACACGGTAGGCCTCACGAAGGGCATCCGCCTGCCCATCGGCAAGTCGTACCGCGACAGTTTCTACCGCTATCTGATCCGGGTGTAA
- the rpoN gene encoding RNA polymerase factor sigma-54, with translation MQRLDMKQLLSQKLSPQQIQFIKLLQIPTVELEARIKEELEANPALEEGDEADDDFEDQETGDDSSDEADDFDDPDAEFDNPDNTLEEDFDQGSEEQPEIEVPIKEEPLEQKESESADDLDLSDYLNDDEIAGYKMQGDGPGDDDDDREMPLADTSGSLIDSLLDQLGFASLDDKQEAIGRQLVGSIDGDGYIRRDLSAIANDLAFAQNIEATEAEVASVLHVVQSFDPAGIGARDLQECLLLQLERRPQDEATEHAERILNETFDEFTKKHYPRIQQRLDLEDDELKEAIALILKLNPKPGGTGPVGMGKVQYIIPDFILTNDNGSFNLTLNSRNAPDLRVSPAYTEMFQAYDKGAKKDKKLKEAVTFVKQKLDSAKWFIDAIRQRQNTLLRTMDSIVRYQREFFAEGDESKLRPMILKDIAQEISMDISTVSRVANSKSVQTEFGIYPLKYFFSEGIATDSGEDASSREVKHILKEIIEGEKKDRPLSDDKLEKMLNARGYNIARRTVAKYREQLNIPVARLRKEL, from the coding sequence ATGCAACGACTGGACATGAAGCAGCTTCTCTCGCAGAAGCTGAGCCCGCAACAGATCCAATTCATTAAGCTGCTGCAAATCCCGACGGTGGAGCTCGAAGCCCGCATCAAGGAGGAGCTGGAGGCTAACCCGGCGCTGGAAGAAGGCGACGAGGCCGACGACGACTTCGAGGACCAGGAAACCGGCGACGATAGCAGCGACGAAGCCGATGACTTCGACGACCCGGACGCGGAGTTCGACAACCCCGACAATACGCTGGAGGAGGACTTCGACCAGGGCAGCGAAGAGCAGCCCGAGATAGAAGTGCCCATCAAAGAAGAGCCGCTTGAGCAGAAGGAATCGGAAAGCGCCGACGACCTCGACTTGAGCGACTACCTCAACGACGACGAAATAGCCGGCTATAAAATGCAGGGCGACGGCCCCGGCGACGACGACGACGACCGGGAAATGCCCCTGGCCGACACCAGCGGCTCGCTCATCGACAGCCTGCTCGACCAGCTGGGCTTCGCCAGCCTTGACGACAAGCAGGAAGCCATTGGCCGCCAGCTCGTGGGCTCGATTGATGGAGACGGCTACATCCGCCGCGACCTGTCGGCCATTGCCAACGACCTGGCCTTTGCCCAGAACATTGAGGCCACCGAGGCCGAGGTGGCCAGCGTGCTGCACGTGGTGCAGAGCTTCGACCCGGCCGGCATCGGGGCCCGCGACCTGCAGGAGTGTTTGCTGCTGCAGCTGGAGCGTCGCCCGCAGGACGAAGCCACCGAGCACGCCGAGCGGATTCTGAACGAGACGTTCGACGAATTCACCAAGAAGCACTACCCCCGTATTCAGCAGCGCCTGGATTTGGAGGACGACGAGTTGAAGGAAGCCATTGCCTTGATTCTCAAGCTTAACCCCAAGCCCGGCGGCACTGGCCCGGTCGGCATGGGCAAGGTGCAGTACATCATCCCCGACTTCATCCTGACCAACGACAACGGTAGCTTCAACCTCACGCTGAACTCGCGAAACGCCCCCGATCTGCGAGTGAGCCCGGCCTACACAGAGATGTTCCAGGCCTATGACAAAGGCGCTAAGAAGGACAAGAAGCTCAAGGAAGCCGTGACGTTCGTGAAGCAGAAGCTGGACTCGGCCAAATGGTTTATTGATGCCATCCGGCAGCGCCAGAACACGCTGCTGCGCACCATGGACTCCATCGTGCGCTACCAGCGCGAGTTCTTCGCCGAGGGCGACGAGAGCAAGCTGCGCCCGATGATTCTCAAGGACATAGCCCAGGAAATCAGCATGGACATCAGCACCGTGAGCCGGGTGGCCAACTCGAAATCGGTGCAGACGGAGTTTGGTATCTACCCGCTCAAGTACTTCTTCTCCGAAGGCATTGCCACCGACTCGGGCGAGGACGCCAGCTCGCGTGAGGTGAAGCACATCCTCAAGGAAATCATTGAGGGCGAGAAGAAAGACCGGCCCCTCAGCGACGACAAGCTGGAAAAGATGCTCAACGCCCGCGGCTACAACATTGCCCGCCGCACCGTGGCCAAGTACCGCGAGCAGCTCAACATTCCGGTGGCCCGCCTGCGCAAGGAGCTGTAG